In the genome of Xyrauchen texanus isolate HMW12.3.18 chromosome 33, RBS_HiC_50CHRs, whole genome shotgun sequence, one region contains:
- the LOC127626685 gene encoding LOW QUALITY PROTEIN: pyridoxine-5'-phosphate oxidase-like (The sequence of the model RefSeq protein was modified relative to this genomic sequence to represent the inferred CDS: deleted 1 base in 1 codon; substituted 1 base at 1 genomic stop codon) codes for MPCFEEDKLASLDPIKXFDKWFDQATKCPEVGEANAMCLSTKTKDGCPSALMVLLKVYSEEGFCFFTNYESRKDSELQSLCLVFYWEPLNRQIRIEGTAERILYESSRVYFHSRPKSIQISAVVRRQSTLIPSRQYLRDKNAELEERYKNTEVPVPDYWGGNIVKPFLIEIWQGQTSRLHDRIVFLQPKGEETGLREMQHQAAGGWIYQWLSPRWSDC; via the exons atgccc TGTTTTGAGGAAGATAAGCTTGCATCTCTAGATCCAATCAAGTAATTCGAC AAATGGTTTGATCAAGCCACTAAATGCCCAGAGGTGGGCGAAGCCAATGCAATGTGTCTTTCA acaaagacaaa GGATGGATGTCCTTCTGCACTCATGGTTCTTCTGAAAGTCTACAGCGAAGAAGGATTTTGCTTCTTTACCAATTATGAGAGTCGGAAAGATTCAGAGCTG CAATCCCTATGCCTTGTCTTTTACTGGGAACCACTAAACAGGCAG ATTCGGATTGAAGGTACTGCAGAGAGAATCCTGTATGAAAGTTCACGTGTCTACTTCCACTCAAGGCCCAAGAGCATtcagatcagtgctgttgttaGAAGACAGAGCACATTAATACCAAGCAGACAA TACCTGAGAGACAAGAATGCAGAGCTTGAAGAAAGGTATAAGAACACAGAGGTACCAGTGCCAGATTAC TGGGGGGGAAACATTGTCAAGCCTTTCCTGATTGAGATCTGGCAGGGTCAGACCAGCAGATTACATGACCGAATTGTGTTCCTGCAGCCCAAAGGGGAAGAGACTGGGCTGAGGGAAATGCAGCACCAAGCAGCAGGGGGCTGGATATACCAATGGTTATCCCCTAGATGGAGCGATTGCTAG
- the prr15lb gene encoding proline-rich protein 15-like protein B has translation MADPSWWKLTFLRKKKSEAKVLYEIPPDFSANNENKELNNDATNSNLDARLEKIVDKSATKGRHVKVSHSGRFKEKKKVRVTLAENPGLFPEPARTDKNQVVEN, from the coding sequence ATGGCTGACCCTTCATGGTGGAAGCTAACCTTCTTGCGGAAAAAGAAATCCGAGGCAAAAGTTCTGTATGAGATACCTCCAGACTTCAGTGCCAACAATGAGAATAAAGAACTCAACAACGACGCCACAAACAGCAATTTAGATGCCAGACTGGAAAAAATAGTGGACAAATCTGCCACTAAGGGCCGTCATGTGAAAGTCTCGCATTCTGGGCGGTTCAAAGAGAAGAAGAAGGTTCGAGTGACTCTTGCTGAAAACCCCGGCCTTTTCCCTGAACCTGCTCGGACAGACAAGAACCAAGTGGTGGAAAATTAA